Proteins found in one candidate division KSB1 bacterium genomic segment:
- a CDS encoding tetratricopeptide repeat protein, giving the protein MNPEIIKLIPFVHSQVCKDVLSEEQYFLVTLLRRALQKTGKCSLLPAAKKKIQDPEGLFYKIALNDFNRRDARLFAAHLLMENDFYQRIRPLVDMIVHAQNVKEEPCCSMLPDEAILCKIAVCRTPKKRVTLEALHRLVASIKSGWFSPRWAFAAAVGILVFISAHGLLKTDALYKEFFVHPPEPFAALSPETYAFHSTLRHSLAETLPNWRENYRLAVAAYLDKDYEKAVELFSKVEPISQSDTSLSEAWRREFFFHYGLAVLGKSGGKAIHRKNYAEAARLFEKALTCRPSQEDADAVRFFLGLSLFLHGEKAAAAAYLKEISSKSSFYRHAQKMISP; this is encoded by the coding sequence ATGAATCCGGAGATCATCAAACTAATTCCCTTTGTTCACTCGCAAGTCTGCAAAGATGTTTTGAGCGAGGAGCAATATTTTTTAGTGACTCTCCTCCGGCGTGCATTGCAAAAGACAGGAAAATGTTCGCTTTTGCCGGCGGCAAAGAAAAAGATTCAAGATCCGGAAGGGCTTTTTTATAAAATTGCTTTAAATGACTTTAATCGACGCGATGCCCGTCTTTTTGCGGCCCATCTGTTGATGGAAAACGATTTCTATCAAAGAATTCGGCCTTTGGTCGATATGATCGTTCATGCGCAGAATGTCAAAGAGGAGCCTTGCTGTTCTATGCTCCCCGATGAGGCCATTCTGTGCAAAATAGCTGTTTGCCGGACTCCTAAAAAACGAGTGACGCTTGAGGCTCTGCATCGTTTGGTCGCTTCCATAAAATCCGGCTGGTTTTCCCCGCGCTGGGCGTTTGCCGCGGCAGTCGGCATATTGGTATTCATTTCAGCTCATGGGCTATTGAAAACCGATGCGCTATACAAAGAATTTTTCGTCCATCCTCCCGAGCCTTTTGCAGCGCTTTCGCCGGAGACCTATGCTTTTCATTCAACGCTGCGACATTCTTTAGCGGAAACACTACCGAATTGGCGGGAGAACTATCGCTTGGCCGTCGCCGCCTACTTGGACAAAGATTATGAAAAAGCCGTCGAGCTTTTCAGCAAGGTTGAGCCAATTAGTCAATCGGATACAAGTCTTTCCGAAGCCTGGCGGCGGGAATTCTTTTTTCACTACGGTTTGGCCGTTCTCGGCAAAAGCGGCGGCAAAGCAATACATCGAAAAAATTACGCAGAAGCGGCGCGGCTTTTCGAAAAGGCGTTGACCTGTCGTCCGTCCCAAGAAGACGCCGATGCCGTTCGATTTTTCCTCGGATTATCACTCTTTTTACATGGCGAAAAGGCAGCAGCCGCAGCCTACTTGAAAGAAATTTCTTCAAAAAGCTCTTTTTATCGTCATGCGCAAAAGATGATATCACCTTAA